Proteins encoded together in one Salarchaeum sp. JOR-1 window:
- a CDS encoding DHHA1 domain-containing protein gives MSETTASFPVPELEARARRCADALRDADAVLLASHIDADGLTSAGVASQALSRAGIDHETRFENQLGPEEIADIADADYDTVLFTDFGSGQLDEIVKYGFTPVVADHHQPADVDIEHHLNPLLEGVDGGSELSGAGAAYVLARALGGPENRDLAALAVVGAVGDMQTEGGELVGANTAVAKEGVEAGVLDTTRGLAVYGVQTRSLPKLLAYASEVQIPSITNDRQGAVRFLAGLDIDLRRDGEWPTWAELTVDQKQTVASALIRRAIRNGVSTDDVENLVGTTYTLVEEEPGTEVRDASEFSTLLNATARYERADVGLAVCLGDRDSALAEARELLTEHRRNLSAGVRWVEEHGVTQEEHVQWFDAGDEIRDTIVGIVAGMAMSADGVRYDKPIVALARKNETELKASARGTSRLVDEGLDLSAVMGEAARSVGGDGGGHTVAAGATIPDGDVEAFVDEVGRLVAAQLS, from the coding sequence ATGAGTGAGACGACGGCGTCGTTCCCCGTACCGGAACTCGAAGCGCGCGCACGCCGGTGTGCGGACGCGCTCCGCGACGCGGACGCGGTGCTGCTCGCGTCCCATATCGACGCCGACGGCCTCACGAGCGCCGGCGTCGCCTCACAGGCGCTCTCACGGGCGGGAATCGACCACGAGACCCGCTTCGAGAACCAGCTCGGCCCCGAGGAGATTGCGGACATCGCCGACGCGGATTACGATACCGTTCTCTTCACGGACTTCGGGAGCGGCCAGCTCGACGAAATAGTCAAGTACGGCTTCACGCCCGTCGTTGCGGATCACCACCAGCCCGCCGATGTCGACATCGAACACCACCTGAACCCGCTCCTGGAGGGCGTGGACGGCGGGAGCGAGCTCTCCGGCGCGGGCGCGGCGTACGTGCTCGCGCGAGCGCTCGGCGGCCCCGAGAACAGGGACTTAGCGGCGCTCGCCGTCGTCGGCGCGGTCGGCGACATGCAGACCGAGGGCGGGGAGTTGGTCGGCGCGAACACCGCCGTCGCGAAGGAGGGCGTAGAGGCGGGCGTGCTCGACACCACGCGCGGACTCGCCGTGTACGGCGTGCAGACGCGCTCGCTCCCGAAACTTCTGGCGTACGCGAGCGAGGTGCAGATACCCAGCATCACGAACGACCGACAGGGTGCGGTGCGCTTCCTCGCCGGCCTCGATATCGACCTTCGGCGGGACGGCGAGTGGCCGACGTGGGCGGAACTCACCGTCGACCAGAAGCAAACGGTGGCGAGCGCGCTCATCCGGCGCGCGATACGCAACGGCGTCAGCACGGACGACGTCGAGAACCTCGTCGGAACGACGTACACGCTGGTCGAGGAGGAACCGGGAACCGAGGTGCGGGACGCGAGCGAGTTCTCGACGCTCCTGAACGCGACGGCGCGCTACGAGCGCGCTGACGTGGGGCTCGCGGTCTGTCTCGGCGACCGGGATAGCGCGCTCGCGGAGGCCCGAGAGCTCCTCACCGAACACCGCCGGAACCTCTCCGCGGGCGTACGGTGGGTAGAGGAGCACGGTGTCACCCAGGAGGAGCACGTGCAGTGGTTCGACGCGGGCGACGAGATTCGGGACACCATCGTCGGTATCGTCGCGGGAATGGCGATGAGCGCGGACGGCGTGCGGTACGACAAACCCATCGTGGCGCTCGCGCGGAAGAACGAGACGGAGTTGAAAGCTTCAGCCCGCGGAACGAGCCGGCTCGTCGACGAGGGGCTCGACCTCTCCGCCGTGATGGGGGAGGCGGCGCGGTCGGTCGGCGGCGACGGCGGCGGGCACACCGTCGCGGCGGGCGCGACCATTCCGGACGGCGACGTCGAGGCGTTCGTCGACGAGGTGGGCCGGCTAGTCGCTGCGCAGCTATCCTAA
- a CDS encoding phosphoribosylamine--glycine ligase has translation MDAKNFLFCSLDAALITDLAWQIRKEGHDVKYYIEAESDKEIGDGFVPKSDDWRGDIEWADVIIFDDIWVGSDIGTGELAQELRDQGKAVVGGTPNTDHLEEDRGYAMDILEEHGVNTVEHHIFHDFDAGIQHVEENPASYVIKPLGEVQNVKRLLYVGNEDDGSDVIDVLRAYKKAWGHRMKGFQLQRKVEGVEIAICGFFNGEEFIDEVNFNFEHKKLFPGNIGPSTGEMGTSMFWAKQNKLFRETLGKLEGWLAEEGYVGSIDINCIVNENGMYPLEFTPRFGYPTIALQEESIESSTGEFFYDLAHGNDPKLEVHNGYQIGVRIVLPPFPFDDEKTYDENSRNAAVVFQSDSRDGIHLEDAKKVDGQWRAAGDNGMPIVVTGTGDTMHAARERAYDRIGDIVMPNMYYRDDIGERWINGDGDRLQAWGYLGPE, from the coding sequence ATGGACGCGAAGAACTTCCTGTTCTGTTCGCTCGACGCTGCACTGATCACGGATTTGGCTTGGCAGATCCGCAAAGAGGGGCACGACGTCAAGTACTACATCGAAGCGGAGAGCGACAAGGAGATCGGTGACGGGTTCGTCCCAAAATCGGACGACTGGCGTGGGGACATCGAGTGGGCGGACGTCATCATCTTCGACGACATCTGGGTGGGATCCGATATCGGAACCGGGGAACTCGCCCAAGAACTCCGCGACCAAGGAAAAGCTGTGGTCGGTGGAACGCCGAACACCGACCACCTCGAAGAAGACCGCGGCTACGCGATGGATATCCTGGAAGAACACGGCGTCAACACCGTCGAGCACCACATCTTCCACGACTTCGATGCGGGCATCCAGCACGTCGAGGAGAACCCGGCGTCGTACGTGATTAAGCCGCTCGGGGAGGTCCAGAACGTCAAGCGGCTGTTGTACGTCGGGAACGAGGACGACGGGAGCGACGTCATCGACGTCCTCCGCGCCTACAAGAAGGCCTGGGGCCACCGGATGAAGGGGTTTCAGCTCCAGCGGAAAGTCGAGGGAGTCGAGATCGCTATCTGCGGGTTCTTCAACGGCGAGGAGTTCATCGACGAGGTGAATTTCAACTTCGAGCACAAGAAGCTGTTTCCCGGAAACATCGGCCCCTCGACGGGTGAAATGGGAACGTCGATGTTCTGGGCCAAGCAGAACAAATTGTTCAGGGAGACCTTGGGGAAGCTCGAGGGCTGGCTCGCCGAAGAGGGCTACGTCGGGAGCATCGACATCAACTGCATCGTGAACGAGAACGGGATGTACCCGCTTGAGTTCACACCGCGGTTCGGATACCCGACGATTGCGCTGCAGGAAGAGTCCATTGAGTCATCTACTGGCGAGTTTTTCTACGACCTCGCCCATGGTAATGACCCAAAACTAGAGGTACACAACGGGTACCAGATCGGCGTCCGGATAGTCCTGCCACCGTTCCCGTTCGACGACGAGAAGACGTACGATGAGAACTCTCGGAATGCAGCTGTGGTGTTCCAGTCGGACAGCCGCGACGGGATCCATCTCGAAGATGCGAAGAAGGTTGATGGTCAGTGGCGCGCGGCTGGCGACAACGGGATGCCCATCGTCGTGACCGGCACGGGCGACACGATGCACGCCGCTCGCGAGCGAGCGTACGACCGCATCGGCGATATCGTGATGCCGAACATGTACTACCGGGACGACATCGGCGAGCGCTGGATCAACGGTGACGGCGACCGCCTGCAGGCGTGGGGCTACCTCGGCCCCGAATAG
- a CDS encoding site-specific integrase: MTTPREKYERRRETFEEYVDAGEIDENTAAAVRELCDAYDDHNVMTSTPEGEGTRTPGTIMSWLYRLMQFARERDLTTATVDDLKQDIQAMHDGRHPTVKDSGIQKSTLRSYQAALRKFYGYHDYAVDPSDIPMFDQKDSHVNPGDMLTKEEIHEAREACGGPRDKLIFQLLLYTGQRREALRTLRLKDVNPQEGTYRLNPNVDGLKGASDRNGTRPLLGAKAAVQNWLEYHPDTSDPENYLITAKPGYSAVDPSEPVSGETIRQVMSRIKKNTDIEKPMHPHAMRHNFVTIAARDYDLPHDTIKYLIGHAADSQVMETTYSHLSGDDHVQRAEEAWGIREPENDSPLTPDVCDVCGNSLAPDAKACSRCGNVFTPDAQAAQEQIQDDLKQSYAETEPGSDQQENVDTLDEIIADLPADKKAKLLEALSDDDE, encoded by the coding sequence ATGACCACACCCCGAGAGAAATACGAACGACGGCGCGAAACCTTCGAGGAATACGTCGACGCCGGCGAAATAGACGAGAATACCGCAGCCGCCGTCCGCGAACTCTGTGACGCCTACGACGACCACAACGTAATGACGTCCACGCCGGAGGGAGAAGGCACCCGAACCCCCGGAACAATCATGTCGTGGCTGTACCGCCTCATGCAGTTCGCGCGCGAACGTGACCTTACCACCGCGACTGTGGACGACCTGAAACAAGACATTCAGGCGATGCACGACGGCCGCCACCCCACAGTCAAAGACTCCGGGATTCAGAAATCTACGCTCCGGTCGTATCAAGCCGCCTTACGGAAGTTCTACGGCTACCACGACTATGCAGTAGACCCTTCGGATATTCCGATGTTCGACCAGAAGGACTCACACGTGAACCCCGGGGATATGCTGACCAAAGAGGAAATCCACGAAGCCCGGGAAGCCTGTGGCGGCCCACGGGATAAGCTCATTTTCCAGTTACTCCTATACACCGGCCAGCGCCGTGAAGCCCTCCGCACACTCCGACTGAAAGACGTGAACCCACAAGAGGGAACGTATCGGCTGAACCCGAACGTGGACGGACTGAAGGGCGCGAGCGACCGGAATGGAACCCGCCCGCTCTTGGGCGCGAAAGCCGCTGTTCAGAACTGGCTAGAGTACCACCCGGATACCAGCGACCCGGAGAACTACCTAATCACAGCGAAACCGGGGTATTCGGCCGTGGATCCGTCCGAACCCGTTAGTGGAGAGACTATCCGACAAGTCATGTCCCGGATCAAGAAGAATACGGATATTGAGAAGCCGATGCATCCCCACGCTATGCGGCATAACTTCGTGACTATCGCCGCCCGGGATTACGACCTCCCTCATGACACGATCAAGTACCTGATTGGGCACGCGGCGGATTCACAAGTCATGGAAACGACGTATAGCCATCTGTCCGGCGACGATCACGTACAGCGCGCCGAAGAGGCGTGGGGGATTCGAGAACCGGAGAACGATAGTCCGCTTACGCCGGACGTGTGCGACGTGTGTGGGAACTCTCTCGCGCCGGACGCCAAGGCCTGCAGTCGGTGTGGGAACGTGTTTACGCCGGACGCACAGGCCGCACAGGAACAGATACAGGATGACTTGAAACAGTCCTATGCGGAGACTGAACCGGGGAGCGACCAACAGGAAAACGTCGATACGCTAGACGAGATTATAGCGGATCTGCCGGCCGACAAGAAGGCAAAGCTGCTTGAAGCGTTATCCGACGACGACGAGTAA
- a CDS encoding BCCT family transporter, whose amino-acid sequence MTDDDANDDADRGGEEIADGGKGLQTDLFHPESEREPGDTNIQKWGFDVHPVVFPVSLVLIATFVGATLLLGSSARTTYAAVKSFFNQNFGWFFLLAVNLFIAVLLFFAFSKYGKIRIGGVEAEKEFSDFSWMAMLFSAGMGIGLMFFSVSEPLYYYTNVPGFFAADPRTGAAGVAALAQTFFHWGFHPWAIYGLVGLGLAFFSFNRGLPLTFRSIFWPLLGDRIYRWPGHLIDLVTVFATLFGLATSLGFGVSQINTGLSYILGPRMLGLVVIPRGTMPQIALIAIITGIATLSVAAGLEGGVERLSTLNLYLMFALLGFVLLVGPTVYLLGVWAQGLGAYLTHLPGLAFFTGVLGTGQSTVHAWTVFYWAWWISWSPFVGLFIARISKGRTVREFVVGVLVIPSVFSTFWMAVFGGSALHNSLLGNGDVLTLYQEFGQTVATFAVLEEFPLGAISGLLATLLVVTFFVTSSDSGSLVVDHLTSGGKQDVPRTQRVFWAVTEGAVAALLLYGGGLAALRTAAVATGFPFAIILVVMCYTVYLGLQKEYEILQSEEFADRIQTLTEKDVDIDRSRTEVVTDIQENAEAGDD is encoded by the coding sequence ATGACTGACGACGACGCGAACGACGATGCGGATCGGGGCGGCGAGGAGATCGCCGACGGCGGTAAAGGGCTCCAGACTGACCTCTTCCACCCGGAGTCCGAACGCGAACCCGGGGATACGAACATCCAGAAGTGGGGGTTCGACGTCCACCCGGTCGTCTTCCCCGTCTCCCTAGTACTTATCGCCACGTTCGTCGGCGCAACGCTCTTGCTCGGGAGCAGTGCCCGAACCACCTACGCGGCCGTGAAGTCGTTCTTCAACCAGAACTTCGGGTGGTTCTTCCTGCTCGCCGTCAACCTCTTCATCGCCGTCCTGCTCTTCTTCGCGTTCAGCAAGTACGGGAAGATACGCATCGGTGGCGTCGAGGCCGAAAAAGAGTTCAGCGACTTCTCGTGGATGGCAATGCTGTTCAGCGCCGGAATGGGTATCGGGCTGATGTTCTTCAGCGTCTCCGAACCCCTCTATTATTACACGAACGTCCCCGGATTCTTCGCCGCTGACCCGCGGACGGGCGCGGCCGGTGTCGCCGCGCTCGCACAGACGTTCTTCCACTGGGGGTTCCATCCGTGGGCCATCTACGGGCTCGTCGGACTCGGCCTCGCCTTTTTCTCGTTCAACCGCGGGCTGCCGTTGACGTTCCGCTCGATCTTCTGGCCGCTCCTCGGCGACCGAATCTACCGGTGGCCCGGCCACCTCATCGACCTCGTCACTGTCTTCGCGACGCTGTTCGGGCTCGCGACCTCGCTCGGCTTCGGCGTCAGTCAGATCAACACCGGCCTCTCCTACATCCTCGGCCCGCGGATGCTCGGACTCGTCGTGATTCCGCGCGGGACGATGCCCCAAATCGCGCTCATCGCAATCATCACGGGTATCGCGACGCTCTCCGTCGCCGCCGGCCTCGAAGGCGGTGTTGAGCGCCTGAGCACGCTGAACCTCTACTTGATGTTCGCGCTGCTCGGGTTCGTGCTGCTCGTCGGCCCCACCGTCTACTTGCTCGGCGTCTGGGCGCAGGGTCTCGGCGCATACCTCACCCACCTGCCCGGTCTCGCGTTCTTCACTGGCGTCCTCGGCACCGGCCAGAGCACCGTTCACGCGTGGACCGTCTTCTACTGGGCGTGGTGGATCTCGTGGTCGCCGTTCGTCGGACTGTTCATCGCACGCATCTCGAAGGGCCGTACCGTCCGCGAGTTCGTCGTGGGCGTGCTCGTCATTCCGTCGGTTTTCTCGACGTTCTGGATGGCGGTGTTCGGCGGGAGCGCGCTCCACAACTCCCTCCTCGGGAACGGTGACGTCCTCACGCTCTACCAGGAGTTCGGACAGACGGTGGCGACCTTCGCGGTTCTCGAAGAGTTCCCGCTTGGCGCGATTTCGGGACTGCTCGCGACGCTGCTCGTCGTGACGTTCTTCGTGACGTCCTCGGACTCCGGGTCGCTCGTCGTCGACCACCTCACGTCCGGCGGCAAGCAGGACGTTCCGCGCACCCAGCGCGTCTTCTGGGCGGTCACCGAGGGGGCTGTCGCCGCGCTCCTGCTCTACGGCGGCGGCCTCGCCGCGCTCCGCACCGCCGCCGTCGCGACCGGCTTCCCGTTCGCCATCATCCTCGTCGTGATGTGCTACACGGTCTACCTCGGCCTGCAGAAGGAGTACGAAATCCTTCAGTCGGAGGAGTTCGCCGACCGCATTCAGACTCTTACTGAGAAGGACGTCGATATCGACCGGTCGAGAACAGAGGTCGTGACGGATATCCAAGAGAACGCCGAGGCCGGGGACGATTAG
- a CDS encoding DUF5783 family protein translates to MSDFTPEEFEEEKYTEYFSQLQTAYKRAFNELNGTYDSTLIHAIDQQILNESEPHYEGDGEFSIELPDDPIDRLTGAPVSDEKAAETLDVYVEELKEQLRATFDFA, encoded by the coding sequence ATGAGCGACTTCACGCCCGAGGAGTTCGAGGAGGAGAAGTACACGGAGTACTTCTCGCAGCTCCAGACCGCGTACAAGCGGGCGTTCAACGAGCTGAACGGGACGTACGACTCGACGCTGATTCACGCCATCGACCAGCAGATACTGAACGAGAGCGAGCCGCACTACGAGGGCGACGGCGAGTTCTCGATAGAACTCCCAGACGACCCTATCGACCGCCTGACGGGCGCGCCCGTGAGCGACGAGAAGGCCGCGGAGACGCTCGACGTGTACGTGGAGGAGTTAAAGGAGCAGTTGCGCGCGACGTTCGATTTCGCGTAG
- a CDS encoding NifU family protein, producing MSTESQSGDDLEERINNFLRRNFPQIQMHGGNHAIQNIDRENGTVSISLGGACSGCGISPMTIQAIKSRMTKEIPEINQVHADTGMGGQGGDSGMSPSFPGETSDDGEDDEGPQAPF from the coding sequence ATGAGCACCGAGAGTCAGTCCGGCGACGACCTGGAGGAACGCATCAACAACTTCCTCCGCCGGAACTTCCCGCAGATCCAGATGCACGGCGGCAACCACGCGATTCAGAACATCGACCGAGAGAACGGTACGGTCAGCATCTCTCTCGGCGGCGCGTGTTCCGGCTGCGGTATCAGCCCGATGACGATTCAGGCGATCAAGTCCCGGATGACGAAGGAGATTCCGGAGATCAACCAGGTTCACGCGGACACCGGCATGGGCGGACAGGGCGGTGACAGCGGGATGAGTCCCTCGTTCCCCGGTGAAACGTCCGACGACGGCGAGGACGACGAAGGCCCGCAGGCCCCGTTCTAA
- a CDS encoding rubredoxin-like domain-containing protein, whose product MADDPPEVALGATIYNDDGHKLGTVRGFDEDGFYVTTREGVESLSIEHERAGHEFGEAELTWRCSECGEMADLHDGLPEECPSCGAEKEQLFYWTED is encoded by the coding sequence ATGGCAGACGACCCACCAGAAGTCGCGCTCGGCGCAACGATCTACAACGACGACGGCCACAAACTCGGCACCGTCCGCGGGTTCGACGAGGACGGGTTCTACGTCACTACCCGCGAGGGCGTCGAATCGCTCTCAATCGAACACGAGCGCGCCGGACACGAGTTCGGTGAGGCGGAACTCACCTGGCGCTGCTCGGAGTGCGGTGAAATGGCCGACCTTCATGACGGCCTTCCCGAGGAATGCCCGTCCTGTGGCGCCGAGAAAGAACAGCTCTTCTACTGGACCGAGGATTAG
- a CDS encoding uroporphyrinogen-III synthase, with product MPDVAVFRPDDGRLARAGDHLEARGATPVLDPMLEVAPTGNTPRDDADFVVFTSKTGAELVADAGWVPSEATVCAIGESTRVALETEGFGVDVVPGEYSSTGLVNALRDRVGGLRVEVARSDHGSDVLLDGVTEAGAYVHETVLYRLTRPAESGVSAERAAAGSLDAALFTSSLTVEHFLDAAAERDRRAQAIEGLNRAVVGTIGEPTRRTAEERGIEVDVVPDEASFEALADAVLDEL from the coding sequence ATGCCTGACGTCGCCGTCTTCCGTCCCGACGACGGGCGACTCGCGCGGGCGGGCGACCACCTCGAAGCCCGGGGCGCGACGCCCGTGCTCGACCCGATGCTCGAAGTCGCGCCCACGGGGAACACGCCACGCGACGACGCCGATTTCGTGGTGTTCACGAGCAAGACCGGCGCGGAACTCGTCGCGGACGCCGGCTGGGTTCCGAGCGAGGCGACGGTGTGCGCAATCGGCGAGTCGACGCGGGTTGCACTAGAAACAGAGGGGTTCGGCGTGGACGTGGTTCCCGGGGAGTACTCGTCTACCGGCCTCGTGAACGCCCTGCGAGACCGGGTCGGTGGGTTGCGCGTGGAAGTCGCGCGCTCCGACCACGGGAGCGACGTGCTGCTCGACGGCGTCACCGAGGCGGGCGCGTACGTCCACGAGACCGTCCTCTACCGACTCACGCGACCCGCAGAGAGCGGCGTGTCGGCCGAGCGCGCGGCCGCCGGGAGCCTCGATGCGGCGCTGTTCACGTCGAGTCTCACCGTCGAACACTTCCTCGACGCCGCGGCCGAACGCGACCGGCGCGCGCAGGCAATCGAGGGATTGAACCGCGCCGTCGTCGGCACAATCGGCGAGCCGACCCGGCGAACCGCAGAGGAACGCGGCATCGAGGTGGACGTCGTGCCGGACGAGGCGAGTTTCGAGGCGCTCGCGGACGCGGTGCTCGACGAACTGTAG
- a CDS encoding NAD+ synthase: MANLYEQTQREIQPLDLRYSADELDAQVDHITDFIAGRVEEFDVDGALIALSGGIDSTTTAHLAVEALGADRVHGLLLPKEVNTEENMSDAERVARKLDISYDVLPVDSIVEEILDTYDAESGDDSEGRWEGRYVGNTSARVRMTLNYLVANYENKLVLGTGNRAELGTGYVTKYGDGGVDCNPLGNLYKQQVRQVAAHLGVDESLVQKTPTGGMVDYDTDEAEFGVDYDTLDAILALCIDGGVPPEATARLTDTSLDDVEHVVRLHEDSEHKRTPPTEPDPLF; encoded by the coding sequence ATGGCGAACCTCTACGAGCAAACGCAGCGAGAGATCCAGCCGCTCGACCTCCGGTATTCCGCGGACGAACTCGACGCACAGGTCGACCACATCACGGACTTCATCGCGGGCCGCGTCGAGGAGTTCGACGTCGACGGCGCGCTCATCGCGCTCTCCGGCGGCATCGACAGCACGACGACCGCCCACCTCGCCGTGGAGGCGCTCGGCGCGGATCGCGTGCACGGCCTCCTCCTCCCGAAGGAGGTGAACACGGAGGAGAACATGAGCGACGCCGAGCGCGTCGCGCGGAAGCTCGACATCTCCTACGACGTCCTTCCCGTTGACTCCATCGTCGAGGAGATACTCGACACGTACGACGCCGAGTCCGGGGACGACTCCGAGGGCCGCTGGGAGGGCCGGTACGTCGGGAACACCAGCGCGCGCGTCCGCATGACCCTCAACTATCTCGTCGCGAACTACGAGAACAAACTCGTCCTCGGCACCGGTAACCGCGCCGAACTCGGCACGGGGTACGTGACGAAGTACGGCGACGGCGGCGTCGACTGCAACCCCCTCGGGAACCTCTACAAGCAGCAGGTTCGTCAGGTCGCCGCCCACCTCGGCGTCGACGAGTCACTCGTTCAGAAGACCCCCACGGGCGGCATGGTCGACTACGACACCGACGAAGCGGAGTTCGGCGTCGACTACGACACGCTCGACGCCATCCTCGCGCTCTGCATCGACGGCGGCGTCCCACCCGAGGCCACCGCCCGCCTCACGGACACATCCCTCGACGACGTCGAACACGTCGTCCGGCTGCACGAGGACAGCGAACACAAACGCACGCCACCGACCGAACCCGACCCCCTCTTCTAG
- a CDS encoding phage/plasmid primase, P4 family: MLAERLADAGLLENRLIPVEDGGKASKVYHNDARHRRSSFEDVSGNYGVYAGATPAGDRWLIDVDIDDYSDDADSDALEAVNDLPDTFTVESPHTDGETGGHRYYYIEGKDVHESIEAFHGAKNPGLSWGEIRVHNQYVVGPGSQLDGCSKEWCDECATPDGGHYQIATDAEIAEITLADLFDVLRADESDETPSHAGGSVDTSRDTPDADGSTSHARAVAEHYSNIEEYLQFGSDDRSESDFHVCCRFIEHGVPESEAYHLLAANGNSKVDAVDAAQDYWQRTWQRAKQQVGSDADTETLPSQSRPDGGSAAVNPTHDADNTGSTTPQWNGVYEQYANASDSDDKKPARFAATKVLSETHHWANLEENDVLYAYDDDTGIYEPTGEKRVRELLVDHLADQYAKNEKSEILDQLRGRHTVSQTDMGGPPNHVPVQNGVLDVAPRDIDLKPHSPDYRFLGSVATDYDPDADCPRFRAFLDDVVQTEAERKKLQEYAGYTLLHWGLPHHKALFLVGPTASGKSTFLDTIRAVLGDNTVVSLTPQELTGERFAGAELYQSWANFRNDIPSSLIEDTGAFKEITAGDSIKAEQKFKDPFRFEPTAKHLFSANQLPDAETDDEAFYRRVLLVPFPSTVPKQERDPHLDEKLQSELSGVLNWMVTGLQRLLQQGGFTADRTPGETQRTWEKWGNTVDRFREICLEKTDGAELSKQTAYHAYHAFCEAESLPAETQHKMTRRLKKEGIADGRATIDGKQQRVFVGVQLTGKGESYLDDDDDDSQNSGIRHFG, from the coding sequence GTGCTGGCTGAACGCCTTGCCGACGCGGGATTGCTTGAGAACCGCCTAATCCCCGTGGAGGACGGCGGCAAAGCGTCCAAAGTCTACCACAATGACGCGCGACACCGGCGGAGTAGCTTCGAGGACGTCTCCGGGAATTATGGGGTGTACGCCGGCGCGACACCCGCCGGAGATCGCTGGCTGATTGACGTAGATATTGACGACTACAGCGACGACGCCGATAGTGACGCGCTCGAAGCGGTGAACGACCTTCCCGACACGTTCACAGTTGAAAGCCCGCATACGGACGGTGAGACGGGCGGCCACCGCTACTACTACATCGAGGGAAAGGACGTCCACGAGAGTATTGAGGCGTTCCACGGCGCGAAGAACCCCGGTTTGAGTTGGGGTGAGATTCGCGTTCACAACCAGTACGTGGTTGGGCCGGGTTCCCAGCTTGATGGGTGTAGTAAGGAGTGGTGTGACGAGTGCGCTACTCCGGACGGCGGCCACTATCAGATTGCCACAGACGCCGAGATTGCCGAGATTACGCTGGCCGACCTCTTCGATGTGCTACGCGCCGACGAGAGCGACGAGACGCCGTCACACGCCGGCGGGAGTGTGGATACCTCCCGGGACACCCCGGACGCTGACGGAAGTACGTCACACGCCCGTGCGGTGGCAGAACACTACTCGAATATTGAGGAGTACCTTCAGTTCGGGAGTGACGACCGGAGTGAATCAGACTTCCACGTGTGCTGTCGGTTCATCGAACACGGCGTCCCTGAATCCGAAGCCTACCACCTACTTGCGGCGAATGGTAACTCAAAGGTAGACGCTGTGGACGCCGCACAGGATTATTGGCAGCGGACGTGGCAGCGCGCGAAACAACAGGTCGGGAGTGACGCGGATACCGAAACACTCCCGTCACAGTCCCGTCCGGACGGTGGGTCTGCCGCCGTGAACCCCACCCATGACGCCGACAATACGGGTTCGACTACGCCCCAATGGAACGGAGTGTATGAGCAGTACGCGAACGCGAGCGATAGCGACGACAAGAAGCCCGCACGGTTCGCAGCGACCAAGGTATTGAGCGAAACCCACCATTGGGCGAACCTCGAAGAAAACGACGTATTGTATGCCTACGACGACGATACAGGTATCTATGAGCCGACCGGCGAGAAGCGCGTTCGTGAGCTGTTAGTTGACCACCTCGCGGACCAATACGCGAAAAACGAGAAGTCGGAAATCCTCGATCAACTACGCGGCCGGCATACCGTCAGCCAAACCGACATGGGCGGCCCACCGAATCACGTCCCTGTCCAGAACGGCGTGCTCGACGTAGCCCCGCGAGACATTGACCTGAAACCACATAGCCCGGACTACCGATTCTTGGGGTCGGTCGCAACTGACTACGACCCGGACGCCGACTGTCCACGCTTCCGCGCGTTCCTCGACGACGTGGTGCAGACGGAAGCCGAACGGAAGAAACTCCAAGAATACGCGGGATATACGTTGCTGCATTGGGGACTCCCCCACCACAAGGCGTTATTCTTGGTCGGGCCGACCGCGTCCGGGAAGTCGACGTTCTTGGATACGATTCGCGCCGTGCTCGGTGACAATACTGTGGTGTCCCTCACCCCGCAGGAATTGACGGGTGAGCGGTTCGCCGGCGCGGAACTATACCAGAGTTGGGCGAACTTCCGGAACGATATTCCGAGTAGTCTGATTGAGGACACGGGCGCGTTCAAGGAGATTACCGCCGGCGACTCAATCAAAGCCGAGCAGAAATTCAAAGACCCGTTCCGGTTCGAGCCGACCGCGAAACACCTCTTTAGTGCGAACCAACTCCCGGACGCCGAAACCGATGACGAAGCGTTCTACCGGCGTGTGCTATTGGTTCCGTTCCCGTCCACCGTTCCGAAACAGGAACGTGACCCACACTTAGACGAGAAACTACAGTCGGAACTATCCGGCGTGTTGAACTGGATGGTCACGGGCCTGCAGCGATTACTACAGCAAGGCGGGTTTACGGCCGACCGAACCCCCGGTGAAACCCAGCGGACATGGGAGAAGTGGGGGAATACGGTTGACCGCTTCCGCGAGATCTGCTTAGAGAAAACAGACGGCGCGGAACTATCGAAACAGACGGCATACCACGCCTATCATGCGTTCTGTGAAGCCGAGAGTCTGCCGGCAGAAACCCAGCACAAGATGACGCGCCGGTTGAAGAAAGAAGGGATTGCGGACGGCAGAGCTACCATTGACGGCAAACAACAGCGCGTGTTTGTCGGGGTGCAACTCACCGGGAAGGGCGAAAGCTACCTTGATGACGACGACGATGATTCACAGAACAGCGGAATTAGACACTTCGGCTAA